From the Rhodococcus opacus B4 genome, the window TCGATGAGCGAGATCACGCTCGATAGATCAGAAGAGTCCGCCGCTGGAAACGGACGTGGCGTCCAAGGCCAGCGTTCAAAGCGGGTCCTCATCACATTTCTGGGACCGGTTCTCGGAGTTTGCCACCTTTGCGCGCCTCGCACCTAACGAGCCCGGTTTCGCCGCCCTACTCGGGCTGCATGGTCTCGTCGCGGCGGTCGTCGTGGTGAAGCTAGTTCCTCCATGTGGTCCGGTGTGGAGTGTTGGTGCGGAGCTCGCGCGCGGTTTCCGTTGGCTCGGCCTCGCACCGGTGAGGATCCGGAACCAGCCGGTATCGCGACGCACTCAGCTGCTGTGGCTCGTCGCCATTCCCGGCACGCTCGCGCTGTTGCACCTTCTCCTTGCCACACAGCTCGTCACGGCATTCCCCGTGATCGATCCCGCCGAAGATGCCGCCAACGACGCAAGGGAAATACTCGGGACGAAGTACGGCCTCTACAGCGCGTTGACGTATGCCTTCTTCGGCTCAGCCCTCGTCGAGGAGATCGCCTTCCGAAACGTTGTCCTTCTCGTGCAGCGGTGGCGGCCGCACGCAACGCTCCTCATCGCGATCATCGCGACCGCGTCCACCGCTCTGTTCGCGGTGTCGCATTTGAACTACGGCACCGCCAACGTCGTCTCGGGATTCGTCGGAGGAGCGGTCTACGTCGGGCTCGCGCTGTACACCCGATCGCTCTGGCCCGCCATCATGACGCACTTCATCTACAACACCGTCATCATGGTGGGCTGGGTGGCGATGTAGCCAACAACCACAACATGCAGCGAGCGCCCCGATCCGGTCACGGGTCGGGGCGCTCGCTGCATCACCACTTGTGTCCGACCTGTCGGTCCCCGCCTCTATCCTCGCCGGTAACAGCACCTGGAACCGGTTGAGTGGAGGACACCCTGAGCGTCACCAGCGGCATTTCCCCGCTCCCGGGTATGCCCGTTCCCTCGCCACATGCGGAGGACGAGCAGCTCGCTCTGATCGGACAGCCGCAGCCGGTGCGCGTTCCTGCACGACTGTGGCGATCGTGGCTCACCGAGCCCACGATCGTCGCTCGGTTCGAAGCGAAAATTTATCGGCGTGCCGACGAGTTGTGCACTGTCTGGACCGGAAGTGTCAGCTCGACGGGTCACGGATCCTTTCGGGC encodes:
- a CDS encoding CPBP family intramembrane glutamic endopeptidase; translated protein: MRIRNQPVSRRTQLLWLVAIPGTLALLHLLLATQLVTAFPVIDPAEDAANDAREILGTKYGLYSALTYAFFGSALVEEIAFRNVVLLVQRWRPHATLLIAIIATASTALFAVSHLNYGTANVVSGFVGGAVYVGLALYTRSLWPAIMTHFIYNTVIMVGWVAM